From the genome of Solanum lycopersicum chromosome 12, SLM_r2.1:
AGAGAAGTCAACAACACGGAATCTGAGATGTCACAGAGTTCTCAGGAAGTGCCTACAAAGAGAGCTCCTTCTAATGACAACAGAGTTTCAAAAGACACCAGAAACAAAGAATCTGATGAAACTACACAATCACAAGAGGCAATTGGCATAACCAGAGAACATCAAGAACAAGAACAGGCTGACAGTCTTGCCAATTCTTCGGAGCATGCAAATATTTCTGATAGAGGTGTAAATGCATATGACCTTCAGGTTGAGAATGATCAAGAAACAGGAGTGATAGACCATTCAAAAGGAATTTCACAAGAGGTCAGATATCAAAAACTCAGCAGCACAGCACGAGCagaagaggaaaacaacacCATTTTTACAGACACAGAACAAAGACTGGCTGGCAATCTTCACAGCTCTTCCACACATGTGAAAAATGCTGAAATGGCCTTTAAAGATGGCAACCTTGACACTGAAAATGATAAGGaaacagaagaagaagatcattCTGAAGGCTCTGTTGCCAATATGGAAGAGGAGGGAGAAGACGTGAACTGAAACAGATGTGTCTGAATTGTAGTATAGACAGTTGTCTAACAGAACGCTAAATGTTTGCTTCATTTGGATGCAAGATGATTATGTTTCTATTTTAGTTTGATGCAAGACATATACTTGCGTCTTTGTTAGCCTGTAACAGTTGCAATTTGTTGCTTCGATTTGCTAATCACTTCCATTTCTCTTTAACAGCCCCTGTTCCCCCACAAAATTCCTCATGCCTACGATACAAGAATATTGCGGAAGTAACACAGAAAAGAATAATGGGGGTGATAAGGGCAAATAAGAAGTAGCCTCATCAAAACAGTTGGTATGATTTCATCGAGAAATCATGCTTTCTACCATCCAGACATGGTAATGATACTAATGGGTTAATCGGGTGTGCTTATGAATGTTCAATGACTGATTAAGTTTGAAATACACAATTGTTTGATGACATCTTCATTAACACAACTCTCAGTGGCATTGAGACTTACTGCATGTGCAGAGCTTCTACAAATTATGGTGCGCGGATCTTCAGATTAATGTGAATACAATTTCCACACAACTGATCAAGATGACAATGAACCTTAGAAAGCAAACTGACAAAAACCAGTTTCATTTATCATagtatacaaaagaaaaagtatattGCAGTATTGATGCAACCAACTTTTGTCCACCATTTAGTAGCTCACAGGCTCTCTGGTAATTTTATAATGATAAGAAAATCcatcaaatgaaaaatgaatgtccAATAAGTTGTATTATTAGAGAGAACTTCTCGATTATGGACTTGGATTATCCCAACCTCAGTATGATGCCACGTAAATACCCACCTTATTGTGATGCTTGCACCAAGTTCTGCACAAAGAAGGATAAACTAGGATGTCATACTTCACAAACAGAAAAACTCATCCTCGTAAGCAGGGAAGGTTTAAGAAGACTCAAAAAGAACCGATAATTGTATCAGCAAATAATTCCTTCAAACATAATTGATCAGCCATTATGTCACAGAATTTTAGTAtcctaaaatataatttcatataaaatcaagGTCCATCTAGCATAAGCTGAAAATTCTTGTTCTATTCATGTATCAGTTTGAGTCCTTgttcaaaactcaaaatttctCTAATTTGAACCTAAGGTAGCTTTTTACTCCTCTGCCTCTGAAGTTTGACTTTATCCAGTCTCTCCTATAGGCTGTCTTAACATCCTCTTTGTTTAAGGTATAgttctttttttgttaataagttTGACTTGGATCTCTAAATCTTTCGATGTTTGGGTACACAAATATAAGTAGAGATGCTATTTACTTGTTCTCACTATGTCTAGCCCTTCTAAGTTTTAATCATATATCTCAAGGTGATACTCTCTATCTTCCCTCACTGATAGgtaaacttattttttcaaCAACTATGCCTCAATCTCAAATCATTTGAGCCCAACTAGAAGAAATATTTGCAACCAATTGGCTTTATCCATGTCACCCAATATTCAGATTTCAGCATATTTTTAGCAGGCTGCCAAGCTACTGTGATCCTCCTAATTTATCTAAGCTTGGAACCAGCAAGCTAAGTGAGGCTCAGGAAAACATATGTAAACCTATTCTTTGAGGTATGGAAATTGTGTACCAAAAAAATtgcatgaaaaaaaatactacacTTGATAGCAATGACCACTCACGTGGCCTGCTACATGATTAATCAATTGGCTTGGAAAAGGTTAGCTGACAGTTGTATCTGAGCAAAATGTTCTGATAGTTTTCTTTCTCCTTGCACCACTGACCATCAGGGAGAAAGCAATTATAGGAGCAAAATATAAAGTTGTTTAGGCAgccttttgatattttaaacgtCCATTGAATTTACACGACACTCTATTCTCAAGTCTCATCCTTGTTTTGATTGAGATTCTAACTAGATTGCAATCCATTGAAAAACATTGCTTAAAGCAGTTATGATCATCTATGTTTCCTGAAACAATTTGTCATAAGTAAATAGGTAGCAGTATTTGCACTTTCAGCAGATCAGACAAGTACCTCTTCTTTGTTCTTCTTGCCTCCAGAGAATAACTTGTATGCACCAAAGAAAAGCAAGCCCCAACCGGACAAAGATGCAATCACAAACtgcaaaaaaaaacatcatttgCAATCATAAATGTCTTTGCATTTTACAATTCAAAAGCACCAAAGACAACATTACTTAGGCTGAGATTGTGAACATCCTTAATACGGGTATAATACATACAATTGTTCCTGTTTAACGATTCTAGAGTAGCCAAGTATGATCCATTTGAGTCCATAATCGGCTAAAACTAAATTAGTTTTACACCAGAAAGGACTTGAACAAAATTGATCCAGGTTTAGTTTCGTCAAGAAAGACAAGCACCAACAACACAATTCtctattttgtttcttttaaattCGTCAAACTAACCCTTCacttattttggaaaaaaacaTACTTtctcatatcatatatataagataagtGATACAGTTctttatataataaaagtaCTTAAGTAGGTTCGTCAAAAGTAGGATTGAACAAGATTATGACCAACAACACTGATGAGTTATAATATGTACGGTTGCACTAAGATATCGTTCTTGAAAAAATCCATTTTTTGTTCCAATAGTGAGCTATAGGTAGTTCTCTTATTCTCATTATGACTACTGAAAGGGAGATCAAGTGTTCTGGAAAAACTTTCAACTAGTAGTTAGTAGGTCTGTTCTTACAGACTCGTTTAGTACTTACTCATCCTTGAAATGGATGTGCCTAGGAACTATTCGAGTAGCTCTTTTGATAGTGTCTTAATCTAAGACTTTGATATATGGCTACTTTAAATGCATAATATACCAATTCTCCAAATCTTAATGACCTAATTACATGTACCACCATACCTACAGTTCTTCCACAGTTAAACAATctagttttattttgttattagtaCTCCATAGTACTAGTTCATGTAACGCCTTGTTACTCTGGAAATCAGATTATGATTCCACTAATAGTAAAATCTGAAGTTTGATTTTGTACAATTATTTTAATacaagaagaaatgaacataatAACATTGTTTAGCATTATTTTATTAAGAGAAGACATGAACATACAATATTGTTATAGCATTTGTTGAAAGCAAATATATCATCATATGATAACTTctctttttgagaaaataagttTAGATCGAATTGCACCCAAAGGCGTGACCTTTTTGTCAATGAAGTGAGTTGAGCACCCTGAGGTGTACGCCTCAAATCGCAGTAGGGacaaaacactaggtgatttgGTGGACAGAGTTAGCTGATACATATTGCTAGCTTAGtcaggaaaagaaaaaattgtatgtaTGATATTTCGAGTTGCAATTGCCAAACTTGCACAAGCATTAATTTGTTAAACGCCTAAAAAAAAGTTTGCTCCTTTTGAACAGACAATAGCAAGAAAAAAAGGCTATAAAAAGCTTCATATATAACGTACATGTTCTTCCTTCCATTGACCAGGATTCATCGGTTCTTTCCAGCAATTGACCTTAGGAGGCCCATGATGATCTGGAATTGTTCACATTtcaatatcattaataaattaaaaacaaaaaagcatatgattttatattaacGGATCAACATTAAAGCAAATGAATCCTTCAACGAACTCTACTACATCTGAATGAATCGGATGAAAAAATTGAGAGTATAAGAGAACATTTACCAGCTGCGCCGGCAAGGCCGCGGCGCTGAACAAGAGACGCAGTGGTTGAGGAGGGGATTCGAGTGAAGGCTGCCGCTCGACGAGCCGCCATTGTCAACGAGGTAGCCATAGCTTTGTTCTGAGAAGTGAGATCGAAGggggaaaaaattgaaattgatgcTTCAATTGGACAAGGGGGTAAGAACTTAAGGTCGCCAAAAACGACGTAGCTTCTGTCTTTTCAATTGCTTTTTCGTTTTTTCTTTTTGCGTAAGATTTTAATTTGTCAAACTCGTTTATGCGGTTCATTTGATTTGTCATGACTTATTTCAACAAATAGATTTATATCTTAATGATTCTATAACAACTTTACATGTCgacaaatcaaattaataaacttCTAAATTGAACTGAACCCATCGACTTGCAAGGCTAACGTGTATCActtgttaatatatattacactaTATATGAGTAATGATTTTTTAGTCCTTTATAaacttctatttattttaatttatttatgtcttcttcttttttttgacaGATATTacattttcactaaaatttaatttttctttttaatttttattgataatttataaatttaatataatttcaacATATCGTGGACATGATCAAAGATAtagtttaaagttaaaaaatactATGTATTATCTTATTGTCCATTCATATTGGTACTCATAGTATTGCTTCCGTAGTTTTTTTGTATGAATAATATAAGTAGCGTGTTAATTAAtggttaattaataatttaatctaCAAATTAGATCGACCCTAGAGAGTTGAAGAATTGTGTTGTCTTTTGTACTTGATATTTAGTTCTAATGATTATGGAGTTTGTTATGATTGTTTTGTGCTCTTACCATTTATAGAACTATTGATGAACTATGTTGATAGTGGAAGAGGGGGATTTCACTATAAGTTTAAGGCATACTTACTAGTTGATTTTGTGTTTGATGTTAATAAAGCCAAGACCATCACGAACATACTCAGTAAGGAGATCACTCATCGCACCAACACTAACAGATTAGTATGTTTAAAAATCAATAACGTATAAGTCGAAtcattaagaacaaatatccaaCCAGTCTAGTAATAACAAACTTGTATATAATGAAGAGAGAAACTAATGAAACTTTGTTtcaagggaaaaaaagaaagacaatCAATTAAATGTTAGTTTGACTATACAATATTCAATTATAAACATCCTTTTAATAATCTACTCTTTACAATTTCATTCATCTTGCAATTTCCTCTACAAAAATACATAGGTGTCTTGAAACATGTCTATATATGTAACCATTGATGTGACAAAAATTGCTTCTATAAATACAAtgtcaaagaaaacaaattgttGACAATGAATACAAGAATAAAATTCTTACAAACAATAGTCATATTGCCCAAGAAAAAAAAGGTCATCTTATAATATTTTGCTAGCAACTAATGGCCACCATAGTGGGAAAGTAAGAAGAATGATAAGCAAAATGATGAGGAAAACAGCAAAACAAGCACACTTTCTTGAACTTTTTTGAATCTCCCTAGCTTCTTGTAATTGCTCTGTGCCCCTCCTAACAAAGGAACTTGCATGTGCCACATGACTTTCAATATCATTTAATTGTTGCCCTTGTGCTTCCACCAATGCAGCCATGTCTAAAAATATTTGGTGTAGCTCAATCAAATTCTTCTCAATCTCTTTCACAGCATCATGTCTTTCTTGTATTTCGGAAATTGTGTCCATAATCTGACCCCTACCTGTTAATTAAGATCCAAAGCAGAAATTAatagaagagagagaaaatacgAAATATGATAAGAAAATCAGGATAAACATGAATACCTTGTTCCTGGATTGCCTTTTGGAGGAAAGACTCGCTCTCCCCACTTGATATCAAATTCTCAATTAACCCATCGTCAGCTTTCTCTCCTGTCACAGTAAAGTACCTTCTTGCAACTGTTTCCTTATattcatcattcattcttgTCCTCAATCCTTGAAAATCATCCATGAgtacttttaatttctttcctaAACCACTAACTACAGAAGTCCTTGTTCGATCTGCAGAAGAACCTGGTCCACACCCCGAGATCTTCCTATGAGCTGCATTGGATCGTTCGAGGGCTTCCAATTTTCCTTTGATCATCTTAACGCGTTTTAAGACCTGTGACACATCTGAATCCATCCTAGACCTTATTTCTTTCACAGTCTTGGCATTATGCACAAGTTTGCTCTCTTCATTTGATTCTTGTAATTTCTTATGAAATTTTTCGACATCTTTCATATCTTCTTTCACATTTTCTACATCTTCAAAGAATTTAGCAAGATCAATACTTTCAGTTCCTGGTTGGCCATCTTGACCACCCTCCAAATCATCTACTTCGGTCTGTTTTTTAAGGTCCTGATACTTTTTAAACGAATTAGAGAATAAGTCATTCATTTTTGGTTGATTTTTCAATTTCCCCTCCTTTTTTTCTCAATGGACAAATTAGTCTTGTTATGTACCTATCCTCAACATAAATTGTTGTTTATCCCACGGAGGAGGGTTGTGATAGGTTGATAGTCAACGAAAAAACAagtattgttattgttattaaagGGAAAATGTCGCGCCCTTGTCTAAACCTTCTCTCTTCATTAACGAGACGATGAATGAGAGGagggagaagaagagaaggagacAAGAGCAAAGACTTCATCAAGAGATAAGAAATGATCCAAATCATTACTTGTCAATGGATTTTATTATTTGAGGCTATGCAGCCATTGTTAAATTAAAGTTACACCAGACCAAATTTGAGGAAGGTCGTTAAAACAGGAAAATTTGTTGTGACACTTGGAGTGTCAATTGACCTTGTCTAGTCgatttatatttcaaatatttttatattaactcaattttcGTTATGTATgtaaacaaaaaatacaaatgtaaagtctttcttttaataaaaaataaaatcataaaattcatgGCCATAAATTTTTTGGTACTAAAACAAATGTTTATTAGTCTCCCCTTAAAGCCACACGTCTTTTGTGAACCATAATACATAGTTCTGTAATTATATGTTGCTTAAAAATAAAGAACGTTATGCGAATTATAGAAAAGAAAACAcgtttcatcaaaaaaaaatgagaCATTTCTTGAACGGTTGTGTACTCAATGTACATATTCGTTATAAGTTGTAACTTCTCATGTTGAATTGTGCAGtttctataatttaattttctatcgTGAGCTTCCATCTTTGTAAGTTGGTTCCTAAATAGCATTAAAAAATGActctttaaattcaaattttaattctgaaattaattcttatattaaagtAATGAATGACTTCCATATCATAACTTTTCAAATTCTCCATTATGagatttatgattatgattaaaAGCAATATCAATGTACTCATAtcaatatactcatttatcaagaaaatgatAAAGGGGATTAAGAACTTCAAATTCTACCATtgtgtaattaaaatatttatattcaatcaaattttaatttaataaagggacaaaatgataattcaacttttcacTTTCAATCTTTTCACttgtaataatatatgatatgatatgatctCTGAAGCAAAACTTCTTCCTTGGAGCAAATGAACAATGTAGTGGGGAATGAATTAACTCAGCAGGCTTCCAAAGCAGCAGATGCATACTACTTTTCAGTTTTTTGTTCTTGACTAATCCTTGCTAACCCACCTTTGACCACGAACTTGAATAGCACCAAAGTTCTGATCACTGCTACTTTCTCCACCACTTTCTGCACTCGTATATTCAGGTTTTCGACGGTGCTTCTTCTTCGTAGAAGTTCCACTATCACTTACGCTTCCGTTCAAAAGAGGATCATCGATCCCACGTATGACTCTTCTTGTTGGAGATGATGAGGCAACACCACTGTTGTCCTTTGTTTTTCTCCCTTTGTCATGCTTCTTTATGTTCTGAGAGATTTCATGTAATTTTTGTATTCCTTTCTCTACAGGTTCTACTGCTTGGGTTACTGTGAATTTCAGGTCATTCACTATCTGTTTGCAGGACCAGAAAGTATTGTTAGCAAGGAGAAGAGGAAGTGTGGAGACAGTAAGCTCGACggaataaatttaagaaaacgAGTATCCTCATTTAAGAATGTCTAACATGTTTGCAGCACCTCACTAATAATAGCAAAGAGAAAGAGATGCTTACATATTCACCACCTCcaataaatatatctttaacATTTTCTCTTATGGTTGTTCCACCCCCGTCATCAATGTCCGGTTGAGGAAGACGTAATTTGGTGCGACGTTCACTATCTCTAACCTCTTCAGGATCTACTGCCAAATCAGCAGATACATAGTCTCCAAGTACTGCAACATCCCCAGTAAAACACTCTCCCATCAGCTCGTATGGCTTGGCAGGGAAGACATAGAGGTGAACCACAGAAGCAATGCCCATCTGTACTGGATAAATAACAAGAGCTGTTAAACTTCAACATATTGGAGGAATATCAAGCATCAATAAATCACAAATAGAAGCTTAGTGTCTATATTCATCAGTGACATTACCCATCCCTCAACCCTCATACCCTGAAGAAACCTTcagaaacataaaaatcatggGCAGGGTCTGTACTAGTATTGTCTTCCCTCGTTTTGTGGGTAGGGTATGGAAAGAAACTTGTCTTTGACaccaaagaaagaacaaaacagCCTAAAATACTCCAGAATCAACAATATGAAACCTCACAACGAGATAAGCAAATTCTAGAGCATTATGCAAGCAGTTAATGTCTAAAAGAAGAGCTATTGAGAGCAGCTTTCAACATTATTATGCATCAGTTCCAGTAGCACATCAGTATGCATCATAAG
Proteins encoded in this window:
- the LOC101268550 gene encoding syntaxin-124 yields the protein MNDLFSNSFKKYQDLKKQTEVDDLEGGQDGQPGTESIDLAKFFEDVENVKEDMKDVEKFHKKLQESNEESKLVHNAKTVKEIRSRMDSDVSQVLKRVKMIKGKLEALERSNAAHRKISGCGPGSSADRTRTSVVSGLGKKLKVLMDDFQGLRTRMNDEYKETVARRYFTVTGEKADDGLIENLISSGESESFLQKAIQEQGRGQIMDTISEIQERHDAVKEIEKNLIELHQIFLDMAALVEAQGQQLNDIESHVAHASSFVRRGTEQLQEAREIQKSSRKCACFAVFLIILLIILLTFPLWWPLVASKIL
- the LOC101268256 gene encoding uncharacterized protein, producing MATSLTMAARRAAAFTRIPSSTTASLVQRRGLAGAADHHGPPKVNCWKEPMNPGQWKEEHFVIASLSGWGLLFFGAYKLFSGGKKNKEENLVQASQ